A window of Nocardia arthritidis genomic DNA:
CGAATACGGACCGCTGCTGCGAAAACTCGTCGGCGATTCCGCGGATGTGCTCGACACCGAGCAATACGCGGGCAATACTGCTGCACAGTGAGGTGATCAGCCAGCGACATCCCGCCTCGGCCCCGATCGTAAGGAGATGTTTCGTGCGCGCCACCGGCCATCGAATCGTCCTCGGCCTCGCCGCTACCGTATTCGCCTCCGCAATGGTGGGATCGACCGCGCCGCGGGCGAATGCGGACGCGTATGTCGAACGCGTCTATACCAATCCGGCGGGCACTCGGCACTATTATCTGCACCTGCCGCCCGGCGATGTCGCCCACAAACCACTCATGATCTTCTTGCCCGGCTGTATCGACCCCGTCGAAGAGAATCGCCCCGCAGTGCTGCCATTGATTCCGCAGTCGGATCGGATGGGTTTCGTCCTCGCGTATCCACTACAGGATCAAGCCGCGAATCCAGGATGGTGCTGGAATCCCTGGAACCCGGACGACAATCAGCGTGATCGGGGCGAACCATCGATCATCGCCGGAATAACCACCTCGCTCATCGACGAATTCAAACTCGATAAAGCCCGCGTCTATATCGGCGGATATTCCGCGGGCGGGGCCATGACGACCGTGATGGCCGCCGCCTATCCCGATCTATACGCGGCCATGGCACCGATGGCGGCCACCCCCTACCGACTCACCGGCGACGGCGAGGCGATCGTCAGCGAGATGGGCCCGCGTGCACGGGCGGTACCCGGTTTCTTCATGCAGAACCTGTTCGACGAGGCGAGCATCTATCCGGTCGGCCGGGTGAATCTGTCCCAATGGCTGCAAGCCGACAACCTGGCCGACCCGGGATCGGTTCCGCCGCAACCGACCTCGACCCAACTGATCGGCCCACCGCAGGGGATCCCCATTCCGACCGTCGTCGAGCACTACCAGAGCCCGGCGGGTTGTGAAATGGCCCAGTTCTGGACGCTGACCCTGTCCGAGCATCAGATCGGCGCGCTGCTGGTGCAGCAACCATGGGGCGATCAGATGCGCGACGACATGATGAATTTCCTGCTGTCGCATTCGATGACTCAGCCGCACCGTTCGTGCGGCTGAGCCCGGTTCGAGTCCTACGCGGCGTCGGCCAGTCGTAGCATCCGCTCCTGGGAGACGCTGGCGA
This region includes:
- a CDS encoding alpha/beta hydrolase family esterase, translated to MRATGHRIVLGLAATVFASAMVGSTAPRANADAYVERVYTNPAGTRHYYLHLPPGDVAHKPLMIFLPGCIDPVEENRPAVLPLIPQSDRMGFVLAYPLQDQAANPGWCWNPWNPDDNQRDRGEPSIIAGITTSLIDEFKLDKARVYIGGYSAGGAMTTVMAAAYPDLYAAMAPMAATPYRLTGDGEAIVSEMGPRARAVPGFFMQNLFDEASIYPVGRVNLSQWLQADNLADPGSVPPQPTSTQLIGPPQGIPIPTVVEHYQSPAGCEMAQFWTLTLSEHQIGALLVQQPWGDQMRDDMMNFLLSHSMTQPHRSCG